In a genomic window of Streptomyces roseoviridis:
- a CDS encoding CHAD domain-containing protein: MHNPDITSEVSAGEVLAPYLHARAADFLRGLRLHTESGADTAGAEAAARTLRAAARRISGTLHTFRPLLDAAWADQLRTELAWLSGTLALEHACTSRLVRLVDALSRLSNGDPVPAQRGPDGGRGLAVGTARAGALLERQLTLARTRAHSAALQALGSSRFHAVADAVALLASEVPLGPAGSARAVDVLDASASAVERRLLDAVAALPLTRAAHPYNAEALALAAAEAQDAPWHQTRSLLRLHRYAGEVLHGGAEADPVLYEAGRALDRHRDAAEAAAAAAAAARTPRIAPATAYALGVLHADQRHEVEAARFAFQRAWSRATATAAVP, from the coding sequence GTGCACAACCCTGACATCACCTCCGAGGTCTCGGCCGGCGAGGTGCTCGCCCCCTACCTCCACGCCCGGGCCGCGGACTTCCTCCGCGGCCTGCGGCTGCACACCGAGAGCGGTGCCGACACGGCCGGCGCGGAGGCGGCAGCGCGCACCCTGCGGGCCGCCGCCCGCCGGATCAGCGGCACCCTCCACACCTTCCGGCCGCTCCTGGACGCCGCCTGGGCCGACCAGCTGCGCACCGAGCTGGCCTGGCTCTCCGGCACCCTCGCCCTGGAACACGCCTGCACCTCCCGGCTCGTCCGGCTGGTGGACGCCCTGTCCCGGCTGTCGAACGGGGACCCCGTACCGGCCCAGCGCGGCCCGGACGGCGGCCGGGGCCTGGCCGTCGGCACCGCCCGCGCCGGCGCCCTCCTCGAACGCCAGCTCACCCTGGCCCGCACCCGCGCCCACTCGGCCGCGCTCCAGGCCCTCGGCTCCTCCCGCTTCCACGCCGTCGCCGACGCCGTCGCCCTGCTCGCCTCCGAGGTGCCGCTCGGCCCGGCCGGCTCCGCGCGGGCCGTCGACGTCCTGGACGCCTCGGCGTCGGCCGTCGAACGCCGGCTCCTGGACGCGGTGGCCGCGCTCCCGCTGACCCGGGCGGCCCACCCGTACAACGCGGAAGCCCTCGCCCTGGCCGCCGCCGAGGCCCAGGACGCCCCCTGGCACCAGACCCGCAGCCTGCTGCGGCTCCACCGCTACGCCGGCGAGGTGCTGCACGGCGGCGCGGAGGCCGACCCGGTCCTCTACGAGGCGGGGCGGGCCCTCGACCGGCACCGGGACGCCGCCGAGGCGGCCGCCGCCGCCGCTGCCGCCGCCCGCACCCCGCGGATCGCCCCGGCCACCGCGTACGCCCTCGGCGTCCTGCACGCCGACCAGCGGCACGAGGTCGAGGCCGCCCGCTTCGCCTTCCAGCGCGCCTGGTCCCGGGCGACGGCCACGGCGGCGGTGCCGTGA
- the pstB gene encoding phosphate ABC transporter ATP-binding protein PstB, whose translation MAKRIDVSGLSAYYGTHKAIDDISMTVEPRSVTAFIGPSGCGKSTFLRTLNRMHEVTPGGRVEGKVMLDDENLYGPGVDPVAVRRTVGMVFQRPNPFPTMSIFDNVAAGLRLNGSYKKAELAEIVERSLKGANLWNEVKDRLNKPGSGLSGGQQQRLCIARAIAVEPDVLLMDEPCSALDPISTLAIEDLIGELKERFTIVIVTHNMQQAARVSDRTAFFNLAAVGQPGKLIELDDTERIFSNPSVQATEDYISGRFG comes from the coding sequence ATGGCCAAGCGAATCGACGTCAGCGGCCTCTCCGCCTACTACGGCACCCACAAGGCGATCGACGACATCTCCATGACCGTCGAGCCCCGCTCCGTGACCGCCTTCATCGGCCCGTCCGGCTGCGGCAAGTCCACCTTCCTGCGCACCCTGAACCGCATGCACGAGGTCACCCCCGGCGGCCGCGTCGAGGGCAAGGTGATGCTGGACGACGAGAACCTGTACGGCCCCGGGGTCGACCCGGTCGCCGTGCGCCGCACGGTCGGCATGGTCTTCCAGCGGCCGAACCCCTTCCCCACCATGTCGATCTTCGACAACGTGGCGGCCGGCCTGCGCCTGAACGGCTCCTACAAGAAGGCGGAGCTCGCCGAGATCGTCGAGCGCTCCCTCAAGGGCGCCAACCTCTGGAACGAGGTCAAGGACCGTCTGAACAAGCCGGGCTCCGGCCTCTCCGGCGGCCAGCAGCAGCGCCTGTGCATCGCCCGCGCCATCGCGGTCGAGCCGGACGTCCTGCTCATGGACGAGCCCTGCTCCGCCCTCGACCCGATCTCGACGCTCGCGATCGAGGACCTCATCGGCGAGCTGAAGGAGCGCTTCACGATCGTCATCGTGACGCACAACATGCAGCAGGCCGCCCGCGTCTCCGACCGCACGGCGTTCTTCAACCTGGCCGCCGTGGGCCAGCCCGGCAAGCTGATCGAGCTGGACGACACCGAGCGGATCTTCTCCAACCCGAGCGTCCAGGCGACCGAGGACTACATCTCGGGCCGCTTCGGATAA
- a CDS encoding RNA degradosome polyphosphate kinase, which produces MSQQPAEVPVQSSTQPAQPSAPTSPQPSLGSIAAHRPHVVNGAAVSDLEPDLDSDLDVYEGDAAASELPQGRFLDRERSWLAFNERVLELAEDPSTPLLERANFLAIFASNLDEFFMVRVAGLKRRIATGVATRSASGLQPREVLDLIWTRSRELMARHAACFQQDVAPALADEGIHLIRWPELTEKEQARLFTLFRQQIFPVLTPLAVDPAHPFPYISGLSLNLAVVVRNPVSGHRHFARVKVPPLLSRFLEASPERYVPLEDVIAAHLEELFPGMEVLAHHMFRVTRNEDLEVEEDDAENLLQALEKELMRRRFGPPVRLEVEESIDPYVLDLLVRELKVSDSEVYPLPGPLDLTGLFGIASLDRPELKFPKFIAGTHRDLAEVESASAPDVFAAVRERDVLLHHPYDSFSTSVQLFLEQAAADPDVLAIKQTLYRTSGDSPIVDALIDAAESGKQVLVLVEIKARFDEQANIKWARKLEEAGCHVVYGLVGLKTHCKLSLVVRQEGEVLRRYSHVGTGNYHPKTARLYEDLGLLTADPQVGADLSDLFNRLSGYSRRETYRRLLTAPKSLRDGLVSRIDKEIAHHRAGRPAYVKIKVNSMVDEAVIDACYRASQAGVPVDIWVRGICAVRPGVEGLSENIRVRSVLGRFLEHSRIFAFGNGGEPEVWLGSADMMHRNLDRRIEALVRVADPAHRAALTRLLETGMSDTTSSWHLGPDGNWTRHATDPEGQPLRHVQEMLIDARRRRRAQP; this is translated from the coding sequence ATGAGCCAGCAGCCCGCCGAGGTCCCGGTCCAGTCGTCCACGCAGCCCGCGCAGCCGTCCGCCCCGACCTCGCCCCAGCCGTCCCTCGGTTCCATAGCCGCCCACCGCCCGCACGTGGTCAACGGCGCGGCCGTGAGCGACCTCGAACCCGATCTGGACTCGGATCTGGACGTGTACGAGGGCGACGCCGCCGCGAGCGAGCTGCCCCAGGGGCGCTTCCTCGACCGGGAGCGCAGCTGGCTCGCGTTCAACGAACGGGTGCTGGAACTCGCCGAGGACCCCTCGACGCCCCTCCTCGAACGAGCGAACTTCCTCGCGATCTTCGCGTCGAACCTGGACGAGTTCTTCATGGTCCGCGTCGCCGGCCTCAAGCGCCGCATCGCCACCGGCGTCGCCACCCGCTCCGCCTCCGGACTCCAGCCCCGCGAGGTGCTCGACCTCATCTGGACCCGCTCGCGCGAGCTCATGGCCCGGCACGCCGCCTGCTTCCAGCAGGACGTCGCCCCCGCCCTCGCCGACGAGGGCATCCACCTGATCCGCTGGCCCGAGCTGACGGAGAAGGAGCAGGCGCGCCTCTTCACCCTGTTCCGGCAGCAGATCTTCCCCGTCCTCACCCCGCTGGCCGTGGACCCGGCCCACCCCTTCCCGTACATCTCCGGGCTCTCCCTCAACCTCGCCGTCGTCGTCCGCAACCCGGTCAGCGGCCACCGGCACTTCGCCCGCGTCAAGGTCCCGCCGCTGCTCTCCCGCTTCCTGGAGGCGTCGCCCGAGCGCTACGTCCCCCTCGAGGACGTCATCGCCGCGCACCTGGAGGAGCTGTTCCCCGGCATGGAGGTGCTCGCCCACCACATGTTCCGGGTGACCCGCAACGAGGACCTGGAGGTCGAGGAGGACGACGCCGAGAACCTGCTCCAGGCCCTGGAGAAGGAGCTCATGCGGCGCCGCTTCGGCCCGCCGGTGCGCCTGGAGGTCGAGGAGTCCATCGACCCGTACGTGCTCGACCTGCTGGTCCGCGAGCTCAAGGTCTCCGACTCCGAGGTCTACCCGCTGCCCGGCCCGCTCGACCTCACCGGCCTCTTCGGCATCGCGTCCCTGGACCGGCCCGAACTGAAGTTCCCCAAGTTCATCGCCGGCACCCACCGCGACCTCGCCGAAGTGGAGTCCGCCTCCGCGCCCGACGTCTTCGCGGCCGTACGGGAACGCGACGTGCTGCTGCACCACCCCTACGACTCGTTCTCCACCTCCGTCCAGCTCTTCCTGGAGCAGGCGGCCGCCGACCCCGACGTCCTCGCCATCAAGCAGACGCTGTACCGCACCTCCGGCGACTCCCCGATCGTGGACGCCCTCATCGACGCCGCCGAGTCCGGCAAGCAGGTCCTCGTCCTCGTCGAGATCAAGGCCCGCTTCGACGAGCAGGCCAACATCAAGTGGGCCCGCAAGCTGGAGGAGGCCGGCTGCCACGTCGTCTACGGCCTGGTCGGCCTGAAGACCCACTGCAAGCTCTCCCTGGTGGTGCGCCAGGAAGGCGAGGTGCTGCGCCGCTACAGCCACGTCGGCACCGGCAACTACCACCCCAAGACCGCCCGGCTCTACGAGGACCTCGGCCTGCTCACCGCCGACCCGCAGGTCGGCGCCGACCTCTCCGACCTCTTCAACCGGCTCTCCGGCTACTCCCGCCGCGAGACCTACCGACGCCTGCTCACCGCGCCCAAGTCGCTCCGCGACGGCCTGGTCTCCCGCATCGACAAGGAGATCGCCCACCACCGCGCCGGCCGGCCCGCGTACGTGAAGATCAAGGTCAACTCGATGGTCGACGAGGCCGTCATCGACGCCTGCTACCGGGCCTCGCAGGCCGGCGTCCCGGTCGACATCTGGGTCCGCGGCATCTGCGCCGTGCGCCCCGGCGTCGAGGGCCTGTCCGAGAACATCCGGGTCCGCTCGGTCCTCGGCCGCTTCCTGGAGCACTCCCGGATCTTCGCCTTCGGCAACGGCGGCGAACCGGAGGTCTGGCTCGGCAGCGCCGACATGATGCACCGCAACCTGGACCGCCGCATAGAGGCCCTGGTCCGGGTCGCCGACCCCGCCCACCGGGCCGCCCTCACCCGGCTCCTGGAGACCGGGATGTCCGACACCACCTCCTCCTGGCACCTCGGCCCGGACGGGAACTGGACGCGGCACGCGACCGACCCCGAGGGCCAGCCGCTCCGGCACGTCCAGGAGATGCTCATCGACGCGCGGAGGCGCCGGCGTGCACAACCCTGA
- the pstS gene encoding phosphate ABC transporter substrate-binding protein PstS: MKLSRNNGLRASAIGALVVSGALVLSACGSDDNTGPAKDGGTTSAAASDIKCDGAKGQLLAAGSSAQKNAMDLWVKNFQAACSGVEINYQAIGSGGGITKFNQGQVAFAGSDSALKEDEVAESQKICKGGKGINLPMVGGPIAIGYKLDGVDNLVLDASTLAKIFDNKITKWNDPAIAKLNPGAKLPDSAIQAFHRSDESGTTQNLGKYLSTAAPADWKHDPKSKSWPAQGGQAANGSSGVATAVKDAEGSIGYFELSYATANKISTVSINTGAAAPVAATPENASKAIAAAKIKGTGSDLALSLDYATKAEGAYPLILVTYEIACDKGNKAENLPTLKAFLNYTVSEAGQKVLTDAGYAPLPAEIATKVREIVPTLS; encoded by the coding sequence GTGAAGCTTTCGCGCAACAACGGGCTTCGCGCCTCCGCGATCGGTGCCCTCGTCGTCTCCGGCGCGCTGGTCCTCTCGGCGTGTGGTTCGGACGACAACACCGGGCCCGCCAAGGACGGCGGCACGACGTCCGCCGCCGCGTCCGACATCAAGTGCGACGGCGCCAAGGGCCAGCTGCTCGCGGCCGGCTCCAGCGCCCAGAAGAACGCGATGGACCTCTGGGTCAAGAACTTCCAGGCCGCGTGCTCCGGTGTCGAGATCAACTACCAGGCCATCGGTTCCGGCGGCGGCATCACCAAGTTCAACCAGGGCCAGGTCGCCTTCGCGGGCTCCGACTCCGCCCTGAAGGAGGACGAGGTCGCCGAGTCGCAGAAGATCTGCAAGGGCGGCAAGGGCATCAACCTGCCGATGGTCGGCGGCCCCATCGCCATCGGCTACAAGCTCGACGGCGTGGACAACCTGGTCCTGGACGCCTCCACCCTGGCCAAGATCTTCGACAACAAGATCACCAAGTGGAACGACCCGGCGATCGCCAAGCTGAACCCGGGCGCCAAGCTCCCCGACTCCGCCATCCAGGCCTTCCACCGCTCGGACGAGTCGGGCACCACCCAGAACCTGGGCAAGTACCTGTCGACCGCCGCCCCGGCCGACTGGAAGCACGACCCGAAGTCGAAGTCCTGGCCCGCCCAGGGCGGCCAGGCCGCCAACGGCTCCTCCGGTGTCGCCACCGCCGTCAAGGACGCCGAGGGCTCCATCGGCTACTTCGAGCTCTCCTACGCCACCGCCAACAAGATCTCCACGGTGAGCATCAACACCGGCGCCGCCGCCCCGGTCGCCGCCACCCCGGAGAACGCCTCCAAGGCCATCGCCGCCGCCAAGATCAAGGGCACCGGCAGCGACCTGGCCCTGTCCCTCGACTACGCCACCAAGGCCGAGGGCGCCTACCCGCTGATCCTCGTCACCTACGAGATCGCCTGCGACAAGGGCAACAAGGCGGAGAACCTGCCGACCCTGAAGGCCTTCCTGAACTACACCGTCAGCGAGGCGGGCCAGAAGGTCCTCACGGACGCCGGCTACGCCCCGCTCCCGGCCGAGATCGCCACCAAGGTGCGCGAGATCGTCCCGACCCTGTCCTGA
- the pstC gene encoding phosphate ABC transporter permease subunit PstC: MSTTTPDIQGSRPAKSAARPGDRIFSGLSRGSGITLLVIMAAIAVFLTYRAALAISKDSTNFFTTFEWNPAGSPPVFGIAVLAFGTVVSSVIAMVIAVPVAIGIALFISHYAPRKLAKPLAYVVDLLAAVPSIIYGLWGAIFLVPYLDGLNKWLDQYLGWTYVFDKSAEGLARSLFTVGILLAIMILPIITNVTREVFLQVPKMHEEAALALGATRWEVIRMSVLPFGRSGIISASMLGLGRALGETMAVAVVLSPSFLISGHLLDPGGGTFAQNIAAKFNEANEFGRDALIASGLVLFAITLLVNGAARWIIARRKEYSGANA; this comes from the coding sequence ATGTCTACGACAACACCCGACATACAAGGGAGCCGGCCCGCCAAGAGCGCGGCCCGCCCCGGGGACCGCATCTTCAGCGGTCTGTCCCGCGGCTCCGGCATCACCCTCCTCGTGATCATGGCCGCGATCGCGGTCTTCCTCACCTACCGCGCGGCCCTCGCCATCTCGAAGGACAGCACCAACTTCTTCACCACCTTCGAGTGGAACCCCGCCGGCAGCCCGCCGGTCTTCGGCATCGCCGTCCTGGCCTTCGGCACCGTCGTCTCGTCGGTCATCGCCATGGTCATCGCCGTGCCGGTCGCGATCGGCATCGCGCTGTTCATCTCGCACTACGCCCCGCGCAAGCTGGCCAAGCCGCTCGCGTACGTGGTCGACCTGCTCGCCGCCGTGCCCAGCATCATCTACGGCCTGTGGGGCGCGATCTTCCTCGTCCCGTACCTGGACGGCCTGAACAAGTGGCTCGACCAGTACCTCGGCTGGACGTACGTCTTCGACAAGTCCGCCGAGGGCCTCGCCCGCAGCCTCTTCACCGTCGGCATCCTGCTGGCGATCATGATCCTCCCGATCATCACCAACGTGACCCGCGAGGTCTTCCTCCAGGTCCCGAAGATGCACGAGGAGGCGGCCCTCGCCCTCGGCGCCACGCGCTGGGAGGTCATCCGCATGTCGGTGCTGCCCTTCGGCCGCTCCGGCATCATCTCCGCCTCCATGCTCGGCCTCGGCCGCGCCCTCGGTGAGACCATGGCGGTAGCCGTCGTCCTCTCCCCCAGCTTCCTCATCTCGGGCCACCTGCTCGACCCGGGCGGCGGCACCTTCGCCCAGAACATCGCCGCGAAGTTCAACGAGGCCAACGAGTTCGGCCGGGACGCCCTGATCGCCTCCGGTCTCGTCCTCTTCGCCATCACCCTGCTGGTCAACGGCGCCGCGCGCTGGATCATCGCGCGCCGCAAGGAGTACTCGGGGGCGAACGCATGA
- the pstA gene encoding phosphate ABC transporter permease PstA: MSHAVQDRPVTVTPRRSLSHARLPRWTPAAVAVFSVVAGCGLGLAAGWHSKVQWGLIAALVFVLATYALTSKVEGSRQAKDRVATSLVWVCFVLAVVPLLSLAWVTISKGMEVLDGYFLTHSMNGVLDAEAGGGVYHALLGTIEQVGIATVIAAPIGLLTAVYLVEYGGGKLAQAVTFFVDVMTGIPSIVAGLFILATWNLMLGFGPSGFAGAMALAILMMPVVVRSTEEMLKLVPNELREASLALGVPKWRTILKVVLPTAIGGITTGVMLAVARITGETAPVLLLVFGTKLINPNPFEGAQSSLPLYVYEQYAVGTDAAVARAWGAALVLIAFVMILNLVARGIARWKAPKTGR, translated from the coding sequence ATGAGCCACGCCGTACAGGACCGTCCCGTCACCGTGACCCCGCGCCGCTCGCTGTCCCACGCGCGCCTCCCGCGCTGGACCCCGGCCGCCGTCGCCGTCTTCTCGGTCGTCGCGGGCTGCGGCCTCGGCCTCGCCGCCGGCTGGCACAGCAAGGTCCAGTGGGGCCTGATCGCCGCGCTGGTCTTCGTCCTCGCCACGTACGCCCTCACCTCCAAGGTCGAGGGTTCCCGCCAGGCCAAGGACCGGGTCGCCACCAGCCTCGTCTGGGTCTGCTTCGTCCTCGCCGTCGTCCCGCTGCTCTCGCTGGCCTGGGTGACCATCAGCAAGGGCATGGAAGTCCTCGACGGCTACTTCCTCACCCACTCCATGAACGGCGTCCTCGACGCCGAGGCCGGCGGCGGCGTCTACCACGCGCTGCTCGGCACGATCGAGCAGGTCGGCATCGCGACCGTGATCGCCGCCCCGATCGGCCTCCTGACCGCGGTCTACCTCGTCGAGTACGGCGGCGGAAAGCTCGCCCAGGCCGTCACCTTCTTCGTCGACGTCATGACGGGCATCCCGTCGATCGTCGCGGGCCTGTTCATCCTCGCCACCTGGAACCTGATGCTGGGCTTCGGCCCCTCCGGTTTCGCCGGCGCGATGGCCCTCGCGATCCTGATGATGCCGGTCGTCGTCCGCTCCACCGAGGAGATGCTGAAGCTCGTCCCCAACGAGCTGCGCGAGGCCTCCCTGGCCCTCGGCGTCCCCAAGTGGCGCACGATCCTGAAGGTGGTCCTGCCCACCGCGATCGGCGGCATCACCACGGGCGTCATGCTCGCGGTCGCCCGCATCACCGGTGAGACGGCCCCCGTACTCCTCCTCGTGTTCGGTACGAAGCTCATCAACCCGAACCCCTTCGAAGGCGCCCAGTCCTCCCTGCCGCTCTACGTGTACGAGCAGTACGCGGTCGGCACCGACGCCGCCGTCGCCCGCGCCTGGGGCGCCGCGCTCGTCCTGATCGCCTTCGTCATGATCCTCAACCTGGTGGCCCGCGGCATCGCCCGCTGGAAGGCCCCGAAGACCGGCCGCTGA
- a CDS encoding ABC transporter permease yields the protein MSTLSTLTPKGSYWVTVRQHRRTLWAAAAAVALALAVIGSLRIWDARTPDSLLRQDQWVPANDSGHAALRLAVEYGGGALILLPLLVAAFVAGPLVAREYETGTYRLSLTQSVRPVVWLRTKLVTATVAALLTALALTGVFRIGWVRVSGPGGTAWDPGPYVATGVVLFAQLLAAVAVGALIGQLIRRTLLAMATTGLVLGVVLLVLGRLRWSLLPVERITGPAAAPLWPSPRSLVMEEGMLTATGDRFDQGICWSEVNRTPGLDADPNLWEKVFARCLDQNGITTRFVDYHPPARFWPTQLAETGIVLALAALALFAAFRVLRARHP from the coding sequence GTGAGCACCCTGAGCACCCTGACCCCGAAGGGCTCGTACTGGGTGACGGTCCGCCAGCACCGCCGCACCCTGTGGGCGGCTGCCGCGGCCGTCGCCCTAGCCCTGGCCGTGATCGGCTCCCTGCGGATCTGGGACGCGCGGACCCCCGACTCGCTGCTGCGGCAGGACCAGTGGGTCCCCGCGAACGACAGCGGACACGCGGCGCTCCGCCTGGCCGTGGAGTACGGCGGCGGGGCGCTGATCCTGCTGCCGCTCCTCGTCGCCGCCTTCGTCGCGGGACCGCTCGTCGCCCGCGAGTACGAGACGGGCACGTACCGGCTCTCCCTGACCCAGTCCGTGCGCCCCGTGGTGTGGCTCCGCACCAAGCTGGTCACCGCGACCGTCGCCGCCCTCCTCACCGCCCTCGCCCTGACGGGCGTCTTCCGGATCGGCTGGGTCCGGGTCTCGGGCCCCGGGGGCACCGCCTGGGACCCCGGCCCGTACGTGGCGACCGGCGTCGTCCTCTTCGCCCAGCTGCTCGCCGCCGTCGCCGTGGGCGCCCTCATCGGCCAGCTGATCCGCCGCACCCTCCTCGCCATGGCGACCACCGGCCTCGTCCTCGGCGTGGTCCTGCTCGTCCTCGGCCGGCTGCGCTGGTCCCTCCTGCCGGTCGAGCGGATCACCGGCCCCGCCGCGGCCCCGCTGTGGCCCTCGCCCCGCTCCCTGGTCATGGAGGAGGGCATGCTCACCGCCACCGGTGACCGCTTCGACCAGGGCATCTGCTGGAGCGAGGTCAACCGGACGCCCGGACTGGACGCCGACCCCAACCTGTGGGAAAAGGTGTTCGCCCGGTGCCTCGACCAGAACGGCATCACCACCCGCTTCGTCGACTACCACCCGCCGGCCCGCTTCTGGCCCACACAGCTCGCCGAAACGGGCATCGTCCTGGCCCTCGCCGCCCTCGCCCTCTTCGCCGCCTTCCGCGTCCTGCGCGCCCGGCACCCGTAG
- a CDS encoding ABC transporter ATP-binding protein codes for MTGDTALEAEGLGLRYGRRARRWALRDCSFALPAGRICALVGPNGAGKSSILTLAAGLLRPTEGRVTAPGRERIAYVAQDKPLHPRLTVADTLRMGRELNPGRWDEPAARRVIADELDPRGLVRDLSGGQRTRVALALALGKRPELLLLDEPMADLDPLARHRLMGLLMADAAERGTTVLMSSHILTELEGACDHLLLLAGGRIRLDGAVDDLLAAHALLTGPVADLAPHTVIDSRTTGRQLTALVRREGAVEGPWDVSSPSLEDLLLAHLRHPEGAAA; via the coding sequence ATGACAGGGGACACCGCGCTGGAGGCCGAGGGCCTCGGCCTGCGGTACGGACGACGGGCCCGCCGCTGGGCCCTGCGGGACTGCTCCTTCGCCCTGCCCGCCGGCCGGATCTGCGCCCTGGTCGGCCCCAACGGCGCCGGCAAGTCCAGCATCCTGACCCTCGCCGCGGGCCTGCTCCGCCCGACGGAGGGCCGCGTCACGGCCCCGGGGCGCGAGCGGATCGCCTACGTGGCGCAGGACAAGCCGCTCCACCCCCGGCTCACCGTCGCCGACACCCTGCGGATGGGGCGTGAGCTCAACCCCGGCCGCTGGGACGAGCCCGCCGCCCGGCGGGTCATCGCCGACGAGCTCGACCCGCGGGGCCTCGTCCGCGACCTCTCCGGCGGCCAGCGCACCCGCGTCGCCCTCGCGCTCGCCCTCGGCAAGCGGCCCGAACTGCTCCTGCTCGACGAGCCGATGGCCGACCTCGACCCGCTCGCCCGCCACCGTCTGATGGGCCTGCTCATGGCCGACGCCGCCGAGCGCGGCACCACCGTCCTGATGTCCTCGCACATCCTCACCGAGCTGGAGGGCGCCTGCGACCACCTGCTGCTGCTCGCCGGCGGCCGGATCCGCCTCGACGGAGCCGTGGACGACCTGCTCGCCGCCCACGCCCTGCTCACCGGGCCCGTCGCCGACCTCGCCCCGCACACCGTGATCGACTCCCGCACGACGGGCCGTCAGCTCACCGCCCTGGTCCGGCGCGAGGGCGCCGTCGAAGGCCCCTGGGACGTCAGCTCCCCCTCCCTGGAGGACCTCCTCCTCGCCCACCTCCGCCACCCCGAAGGAGCCGCCGCGTGA
- a CDS encoding GntR family transcriptional regulator — protein sequence MLAYRIDRRSGVATYLQIVQQTHQALRMGLLKPGDRLPTAREVVEATAINPNTVLKAYRELEREGLVEARRGLGTFVRATLGTAPADSPLRGELADWTRRARAEGLERDDVAALFTSVLTEFFEGDA from the coding sequence GTGCTCGCCTACCGCATCGACCGGCGCAGCGGGGTCGCCACCTACCTCCAGATCGTCCAGCAGACCCACCAGGCGCTCCGCATGGGCCTGCTGAAACCCGGTGACCGGCTGCCCACGGCCCGCGAGGTCGTCGAGGCCACGGCCATCAACCCGAACACGGTCCTCAAGGCCTACCGCGAGCTCGAACGCGAGGGCCTGGTCGAGGCCCGCCGCGGCCTCGGCACCTTCGTCCGCGCCACCCTCGGCACCGCCCCGGCCGACTCGCCCCTGCGCGGCGAGCTCGCCGACTGGACGCGCCGGGCCCGCGCCGAGGGGCTCGAACGGGACGACGTGGCCGCGCTCTTCACATCCGTACTGACCGAATTCTTCGAGGGGGACGCATGA
- a CDS encoding NUDIX hydrolase: MTSPDLVLAAGAVLWRPAATGEGIEIALVHRPKYDDWSHPKGKLKRGETAEECARREIREETGQSCALGARLPTVRYLANGRPKEVTYWAARALGGTFTPNDEIDDLVWLRPALARPRLTQPRDRELLDALLATAAR, translated from the coding sequence GTGACCTCCCCCGACCTCGTCCTCGCGGCGGGCGCCGTCCTGTGGCGCCCGGCCGCGACGGGCGAGGGCATCGAGATCGCGCTCGTCCACCGGCCGAAATACGACGATTGGTCGCACCCCAAGGGGAAGCTGAAGCGCGGCGAGACCGCCGAGGAGTGTGCCCGGCGGGAGATCCGGGAGGAGACCGGCCAGTCCTGCGCCCTGGGCGCCCGCCTCCCCACGGTCCGGTACCTGGCCAACGGCCGCCCCAAGGAGGTCACGTACTGGGCCGCGCGGGCCCTCGGCGGCACCTTCACGCCGAACGACGAGATCGACGACCTCGTCTGGCTCCGCCCGGCCCTCGCCCGCCCCCGCCTCACCCAGCCCCGGGACCGCGAGCTCCTGGACGCGCTCCTGGCGACGGCGGCCCGCTAG